Proteins encoded by one window of Vitis riparia cultivar Riparia Gloire de Montpellier isolate 1030 chromosome 11, EGFV_Vit.rip_1.0, whole genome shotgun sequence:
- the LOC117924705 gene encoding 4-coumarate--CoA ligase 2-like isoform X1 codes for MEATQEFIYRSKLPDINIPSHLPLHSYCFQHISKFSSNPCLINAGNGNIYTYADVHLTARKVAAGLNRLGIRQGDAIMLLLQNCPEFVFSFLGASYLGATSTTANPFYTPAEIEKQATASSARIIITQACFAEKVKKFAEENDVKIICIDAPVAGCLHFSELSQADENDILDVNISPDDVVALPYSSGTVGLPKGVMLTHKSMITSVAQQVDGENPNLYFHLDDVILCVLPMFHIYSLSSVVLCGLRVGAAILIMQKFEINTLMELVQKHKVTIAPFVPPILLGIAKSPVAHQYDLSSIRTVISGAAPMGKELEDRLGSKLPNAVIGQGYGMTEAGPVLSMCLAFAKEPFEIKSGACGTVVRNAEMKIINPETGASLPPNQAGEICIRGDQIMKGYLNDIEATKEAIDEEKWLHTGDIGYIDDNDELFIVDRLKEIIKNRGFQVAPAELEAILIAHPNIVDAAVVPMKDEAAGEVPIAFIVRSNGFEIIEDEIKEYIAKQVVYYKRIKRVFFIETIPKAPSGKILRKDLKAKLAAGFSN; via the exons ATGGAGGCCACACAGGAGTTCATTTACCGATCGAAACTTCCCGACATCAACATCCCGAGTCATCTCCCATTACATTCGTATTGCTTCCAGCACATATCCAAATTCAGCTCCAATCCATGCCTCATCAACGCCGGCAATGGCAACATCTACACTTACGCTGATGTCCATCTCACCGCACGTAAAGTGGCTGCCGGCCTTAACAGGCTAGGCATCCGACAAGGTGATGCTATCATGCTTTTACTCCAAAACTGCCCGGAATTTGTCTTCTCATTTCTCGGCGCCTCTTATCTCGGTGCAACTAGCACGACGGCGAACCCCTTTTACACGCCGGCCGAGATTGAGAAGCAAGCCACTGCATCAAGCGCTAGAATTATAATCACTCAAGCTTGTTTTGCCGAGAAAGTGAAGAAATTCGCTGAAGAAAACGATGTGAAAATCATCTGCATTGACGCGCCGGTGGCGGGTTGTTTGCATTTTTCGGAGTTGTCACAGGCCGACGAGAATGACATCCTGGATGTTAACATCAGCCCCGACGATGTTGTCGCGCTGCCTTATTCATCCGGGACGGTGGGGCTTCCAAAAGGGGTGATGCTAACTCACAAAAGCATGATCACCAGTGTCGCTCAGCAGGTCGATGGCGAAAACCCTAATCTGTATTTCCACCTGGACGATGTGATTTTATGCGTGTTACCCATGTTTCACATATATTCCCTGAGCTCAGTTGTGCTTTGTGGCCTTAGAGTTGGGGCTGCAATTCTGATTATGCAGAAGTTTGAGATAAACACACTCATGGAACTTGTTCAGAAACATAAGGTGACTATTGCACCATTTGTTCCTCCAATTCTCTTGGGTATCGCAAAGAGCCCGGTCGCTCACCAGTATGATCTTTCGTCGATTCGGACTGTGATCTCCGGTGCCGCTCCGATGGGGAAGGAGCTTGAAGACCGCCTTGGGTCAAAGCTGCCCAATGCCGTAATTGGACAG GGGTATGGGATGACTGAGGCTGGACCAGTACTATCGATGTGCTTAGCATTTGCAAAGGAACCATTTGAGATAAAATCAGGGGCTTGTGGGACTGTGGTTAGAAATGCAGAGATGAAGATCATCAACCCCGAGACTGGTGCTTCTCTTCCTCCAAATCAAGCAGGAGAGATTTGCATAAGAGGTGACCAAATCATGAAAG GTTATCTTAATGATATAGAGGCCACTAAAGAAGCCATAGACGAAGAAAAATGGCTACACACAGGTGATATCGGATACATAGATGATAATGATGAGCTCTTCATTGTCGATCGATTGAAggagataattaaaaatagaggaTTTCAAGTGGCACCGGCTGAACTTGAAGCAATCTTGATTGCTCATCCTAATATTGTTGATGCTGCGGTCGTACC gatgaaaGATGAAGCTGCGGGAGAGGTTCCAATTGCATTCATTGTGAGATCAAATGGTTTTGAAATCATCGAGGATGAAATAAAGGAATACATCGCAAAACAA GTTGTATATTATAAGAGAATTAAAAGGGTTTTCTTCATTGAGACAATTCCTAAGGCTCCATCTGGTAAAATCCTCAGAAAAGACCTCAAAGCAAAGCTGGCCGCTGGCTTTTCCAATTAA
- the LOC117924705 gene encoding 4-coumarate--CoA ligase 2-like isoform X2, with product MEATQEFIYRSKLPDINIPSHLPLHSYCFQHISKFSSNPCLINAGNGNIYTYADVHLTARKVAAGLNRLGIRQGDAIMLLLQNCPEFVFSFLGASYLGATSTTANPFYTPAEIEKQATASSARIIITQACFAEKVKKFAEENDVKIICIDAPVAGCLHFSELSQADENDILDVNISPDDVVALPYSSGTVGLPKGVMLTHKSMITSVAQQVDGENPNLYFHLDDVILCVLPMFHIYSLSSVVLCGLRVGAAILIMQKFEINTLMELVQKHKVTIAPFVPPILLGIAKSPVAHQYDLSSIRTVISGAAPMGKELEDRLGSKLPNAVIGQGYGMTEAGPVLSMCLAFAKEPFEIKSGACGTVVRNAEMKIINPETGASLPPNQAGEICIRGDQIMKGYLNDIEATKEAIDEEKWLHTGDIGYIDDNDELFIVDRLKEIIKNRGFQVAPAELEAILIAHPNIVDAAVVP from the exons ATGGAGGCCACACAGGAGTTCATTTACCGATCGAAACTTCCCGACATCAACATCCCGAGTCATCTCCCATTACATTCGTATTGCTTCCAGCACATATCCAAATTCAGCTCCAATCCATGCCTCATCAACGCCGGCAATGGCAACATCTACACTTACGCTGATGTCCATCTCACCGCACGTAAAGTGGCTGCCGGCCTTAACAGGCTAGGCATCCGACAAGGTGATGCTATCATGCTTTTACTCCAAAACTGCCCGGAATTTGTCTTCTCATTTCTCGGCGCCTCTTATCTCGGTGCAACTAGCACGACGGCGAACCCCTTTTACACGCCGGCCGAGATTGAGAAGCAAGCCACTGCATCAAGCGCTAGAATTATAATCACTCAAGCTTGTTTTGCCGAGAAAGTGAAGAAATTCGCTGAAGAAAACGATGTGAAAATCATCTGCATTGACGCGCCGGTGGCGGGTTGTTTGCATTTTTCGGAGTTGTCACAGGCCGACGAGAATGACATCCTGGATGTTAACATCAGCCCCGACGATGTTGTCGCGCTGCCTTATTCATCCGGGACGGTGGGGCTTCCAAAAGGGGTGATGCTAACTCACAAAAGCATGATCACCAGTGTCGCTCAGCAGGTCGATGGCGAAAACCCTAATCTGTATTTCCACCTGGACGATGTGATTTTATGCGTGTTACCCATGTTTCACATATATTCCCTGAGCTCAGTTGTGCTTTGTGGCCTTAGAGTTGGGGCTGCAATTCTGATTATGCAGAAGTTTGAGATAAACACACTCATGGAACTTGTTCAGAAACATAAGGTGACTATTGCACCATTTGTTCCTCCAATTCTCTTGGGTATCGCAAAGAGCCCGGTCGCTCACCAGTATGATCTTTCGTCGATTCGGACTGTGATCTCCGGTGCCGCTCCGATGGGGAAGGAGCTTGAAGACCGCCTTGGGTCAAAGCTGCCCAATGCCGTAATTGGACAG GGGTATGGGATGACTGAGGCTGGACCAGTACTATCGATGTGCTTAGCATTTGCAAAGGAACCATTTGAGATAAAATCAGGGGCTTGTGGGACTGTGGTTAGAAATGCAGAGATGAAGATCATCAACCCCGAGACTGGTGCTTCTCTTCCTCCAAATCAAGCAGGAGAGATTTGCATAAGAGGTGACCAAATCATGAAAG GTTATCTTAATGATATAGAGGCCACTAAAGAAGCCATAGACGAAGAAAAATGGCTACACACAGGTGATATCGGATACATAGATGATAATGATGAGCTCTTCATTGTCGATCGATTGAAggagataattaaaaatagaggaTTTCAAGTGGCACCGGCTGAACTTGAAGCAATCTTGATTGCTCATCCTAATATTGTTGATGCTGCGGTCGTACC ATGA